One Archangium lipolyticum genomic window carries:
- a CDS encoding esterase/lipase family protein, translating into MNRHLVLVPGFGGFDALGTLRYYEGVTGVLEQTPLVLHYFPNLPTASVRTRAEQLLAFLHERWRRNELRPGDEIHLVGHSTGGLDLRQLLVRYRELELSQDRVREGSALEVLRHIRSVQFLSTPHRGSNLAAQLSHPLVRALLIRPLLRVCYETVRGLRERGTSWSGHLLRGVLLRGKRLESANWIDALLDTLQGCHSQEGAYPSALARASYFELLRWLLHMASDSSALSDLNPTRLGDAPPSPAHEDHPENERRFLDEHGIRYASIVTVARPKTGRRLDLFNQLYSLTADSPVPRLGLAQAVQKLMDPRSARMLTPADNDGLVNTVSQVWPDAASSYLVEADHADVIGHFQADTGEDTHGSFKRYDLLNSSSGFDAPAFEALWMRIAGFVEGRAYHEALESRRHTSRASMPIDAHL; encoded by the coding sequence ATGAACCGTCATCTCGTGCTCGTCCCGGGCTTCGGCGGGTTCGATGCCCTCGGTACCCTGCGCTACTACGAAGGCGTCACCGGCGTGCTGGAGCAGACTCCGCTCGTCCTTCACTACTTCCCCAACCTGCCCACGGCCAGCGTGCGGACCCGGGCCGAGCAGTTGCTCGCCTTCCTCCACGAGCGCTGGCGCCGCAACGAGCTGCGCCCGGGGGATGAAATCCACCTCGTGGGGCACTCCACTGGCGGGCTCGACCTGCGGCAGCTCCTCGTGCGCTACCGGGAGCTGGAGCTGTCCCAGGACCGGGTCCGCGAGGGCTCGGCGCTGGAGGTGCTCCGGCACATCCGCTCGGTGCAATTCCTCTCCACGCCGCATCGCGGGTCGAACCTCGCCGCCCAGCTGAGCCATCCGCTCGTCCGCGCCCTGCTCATCCGTCCCCTCCTGCGCGTCTGCTACGAGACCGTGCGCGGGCTGCGCGAGCGCGGCACCTCGTGGAGCGGCCACCTGCTGCGCGGCGTCCTCTTGCGCGGCAAGCGCCTGGAGTCGGCCAACTGGATCGACGCCTTGCTCGATACGCTACAGGGCTGCCACTCCCAGGAGGGCGCCTACCCGAGCGCCCTGGCGCGCGCCTCGTACTTCGAGCTGCTGCGCTGGCTGCTCCACATGGCCAGCGACTCCTCGGCCCTCAGCGACCTCAACCCCACGCGTCTCGGTGACGCGCCTCCGAGCCCCGCGCACGAGGACCACCCCGAGAACGAGCGGCGCTTCCTCGACGAGCACGGCATCCGCTACGCCTCCATCGTCACCGTGGCCCGGCCCAAGACGGGGCGGCGGTTGGATCTCTTCAACCAGCTCTACTCGCTCACGGCCGACTCGCCCGTGCCCCGGTTGGGGCTGGCGCAGGCCGTGCAGAAGCTGATGGATCCCCGCTCCGCCCGCATGCTCACACCGGCCGACAACGACGGGCTCGTCAACACCGTCTCCCAGGTGTGGCCCGACGCCGCCTCCTCCTACCTCGTCGAGGCCGACCACGCCGACGTCATCGGCCACTTCCAGGCCGACACCGGCGAGGACACCCACGGCTCCTTCAAGCGGTACGACCTGCTCAACTCGTCCTCGGGCTTCGACGCGCCCGCCTTCGAGGCGCTGTGGATGCGCATCGCCGGCTTCGTGGAGGGCCGGGCCTACCACGAGGCGCTCGAGTCGCGCCGCCACACGTCCCGGGCCTCGATGCCCATCGACGCCCACCTCTGA
- a CDS encoding alkaline phosphatase D family protein, translated as MSQPLHRRTVLKCIVAVAAGTALGCPEKEPPVDDGRAYFPQSVASGDPRAGSVVLWTRAVDSGRPDADVALTLEVATDEGFRNRVLELDGLRATAAHGHALKVKVTNLQPRTHYYYRFILEKEDQRLGSPVGRTRTAPAPDAGVPVRFAVANCQDFRGRYYNSWQRLLQLDEDLDFILFVGDYIYEADSSLVPSPDSSRDVSFSDPGSAMPRSVGGGTELVANAVSNYRDLYRTYRSDPFLQQVHARYPFIVTWDDHEFSDDCWDAHATYTHGRADEFQPDRRRNAELAFFEYMPIDNTDAPPGAIDLDGVPRYPDTRIWRDFTFGSHLRLLVTDYRTHRPDHLIPEDAYPGTVVMDAAVLASLGLTAAFATDAFAYVNIDTFPERKAVLQGAYVQLAVAAGLTQADAAARAAAAVRGNLALAYVNPVLTAAARPGAGPIDPAGQPRGLAFVHLGKTELFTRVGSRYVVIKDTFDVYAAWRQSTSDAQDALGEAQEAWLLESAESAQTWKVVASSVSVTSMVWDLRAKADVEPASVRNRYYYSVDQWDGFPDKRRELLSALRDRAGGRVLFVAGDIHASFASVEHGVPALTAPAISSTAVQEEAGAEVEAAGFPPGSAVYRYVVTEQETTFREGNPGIAFVDTDAHGFTVVEVGAQEARASYHLIPSGEIRVDYSGRPEELAARFFRRDFLVQPGAISVA; from the coding sequence TTGTCCCAGCCCCTGCACCGCCGGACCGTCCTGAAGTGTATCGTCGCCGTGGCGGCGGGTACCGCCCTGGGTTGTCCCGAGAAGGAGCCGCCCGTGGATGATGGGCGCGCGTACTTCCCCCAGTCCGTGGCCTCGGGAGACCCGCGCGCCGGCAGTGTGGTGCTGTGGACGCGCGCGGTGGACTCCGGGCGTCCGGACGCGGACGTCGCGCTCACCCTCGAGGTCGCCACGGACGAGGGTTTCAGGAACCGCGTGCTGGAGCTGGACGGGCTGCGCGCCACCGCGGCGCACGGCCATGCCCTCAAGGTGAAGGTGACGAACCTCCAGCCCCGGACGCACTACTACTACCGCTTCATCCTCGAGAAGGAGGACCAGCGGCTGGGCTCGCCCGTGGGCCGCACGCGCACCGCTCCGGCTCCGGACGCGGGTGTGCCCGTGCGCTTCGCGGTGGCCAACTGCCAGGACTTCCGGGGGCGCTACTACAACTCCTGGCAGCGCCTGCTACAGCTCGACGAGGACCTCGATTTCATCCTGTTCGTCGGGGACTACATCTACGAGGCCGACTCCTCGCTCGTTCCCTCGCCGGACTCCTCGCGCGACGTGAGCTTCTCCGACCCGGGCTCCGCCATGCCCCGGAGCGTGGGCGGAGGCACGGAGCTCGTCGCCAACGCCGTCTCCAACTACCGCGACCTCTACCGCACCTACCGCTCGGACCCCTTCCTCCAGCAGGTGCACGCGCGCTACCCGTTCATCGTCACCTGGGACGACCACGAGTTCTCCGACGACTGCTGGGACGCGCACGCCACGTACACCCACGGGCGCGCCGACGAGTTCCAGCCCGACCGGCGGCGCAACGCGGAGCTCGCCTTCTTCGAGTACATGCCCATCGACAACACCGACGCGCCCCCGGGAGCCATCGACCTGGACGGCGTGCCCCGCTACCCGGACACGCGCATCTGGCGCGACTTCACCTTCGGGAGCCACCTGCGGCTGCTCGTCACCGACTACCGCACCCACCGGCCGGACCACCTCATCCCCGAGGACGCCTACCCGGGCACGGTGGTCATGGACGCGGCGGTGCTGGCCTCGCTGGGCCTCACGGCGGCCTTCGCCACGGACGCCTTCGCGTATGTGAACATCGACACCTTCCCGGAGCGGAAGGCCGTGTTGCAGGGCGCGTACGTGCAGCTCGCGGTGGCGGCGGGGCTGACGCAGGCGGATGCGGCGGCGCGGGCCGCGGCGGCCGTGCGGGGCAACCTCGCGCTGGCCTACGTCAACCCGGTGCTGACGGCGGCGGCCCGGCCCGGCGCGGGCCCCATCGACCCGGCGGGCCAGCCGCGCGGCCTGGCCTTCGTGCACCTGGGGAAGACGGAGCTGTTCACCCGCGTGGGCTCTCGCTACGTGGTCATCAAGGACACCTTCGACGTGTACGCGGCCTGGCGCCAGTCCACCTCCGATGCGCAGGACGCGCTCGGCGAGGCCCAGGAGGCATGGCTGCTGGAGTCGGCGGAGAGCGCCCAGACGTGGAAGGTGGTGGCGAGCTCCGTGTCCGTCACGTCGATGGTGTGGGACCTGCGCGCCAAGGCGGACGTGGAGCCTGCCTCGGTGCGCAACCGCTACTACTACAGCGTGGACCAGTGGGACGGCTTCCCCGACAAGCGGCGCGAGCTGCTGAGCGCGCTGCGCGACCGTGCCGGAGGCCGCGTCCTCTTCGTCGCGGGGGACATCCATGCCTCCTTCGCGTCGGTGGAGCACGGGGTGCCCGCCCTCACCGCGCCCGCCATCTCCTCGACCGCCGTGCAGGAGGAGGCCGGTGCGGAGGTGGAGGCCGCGGGCTTCCCTCCCGGCTCGGCCGTCTACCGCTACGTCGTCACCGAGCAGGAGACCACCTTCCGCGAGGGCAACCCGGGCATCGCCTTCGTGGACACCGACGCCCACGGCTTCACGGTGGTGGAGGTGGGGGCCCAGGAGGCGCGGGCCTCGTATCACCTCATCCCCAGCGGGGAGATCCGCGTGGACTACTCGGGCCGGCCCGAGGAGCTCGCGGCGCGCTTCTTCCGCCGCGACTTCCTCGTCCAGCCCGGCGCCATCTCCGTGGCGTGA
- the sitA6 gene encoding SitA6 family polymorphic toxin lipoprotein: protein MRAVSKRWLALLCTLLTACATTNPSTRDVDETPQVVSSWEEGCEDARTVVLLCREDSDECGFFLCRDVAPREVLLAYRGGGPIYIPGASPTPRRWWGPLGPRGTQPVLTFRFNHHFDPKPPTPSLPPGRWVRHHLLPQASDLREWFLGQGVKDIHQFTMLIPEHIHLRIHGGGRSGGLWNAAWRQFKEQNPDATPAQIYRHAGELIFRFDLTGPIVPYYRGRR from the coding sequence ATGAGAGCCGTGTCGAAGCGCTGGCTGGCGCTGCTGTGCACGCTACTGACCGCGTGCGCGACCACGAATCCCTCCACCCGCGATGTGGACGAGACACCGCAGGTGGTGTCCTCGTGGGAAGAAGGCTGCGAGGACGCGCGGACTGTCGTCCTGCTGTGCCGCGAGGACTCGGACGAGTGCGGCTTCTTCCTCTGCCGCGACGTGGCTCCCCGTGAGGTGCTCCTGGCCTACCGCGGAGGCGGTCCCATCTACATCCCGGGTGCCTCACCCACCCCGCGCCGCTGGTGGGGCCCCTTGGGTCCGCGAGGCACCCAGCCCGTCCTCACCTTCCGCTTCAACCACCACTTCGACCCCAAACCTCCCACTCCCTCTCTTCCTCCGGGCCGCTGGGTCCGCCACCATCTGCTTCCTCAAGCCTCGGACCTCAGGGAGTGGTTCCTCGGGCAAGGCGTGAAGGACATCCACCAATTCACCATGCTCATCCCCGAGCACATCCACCTCCGCATCCATGGAGGTGGACGGAGTGGCGGGCTGTGGAACGCGGCTTGGAGACAGTTCAAGGAACAAAACCCTGATGCGACACCGGCACAAATCTATCGCCATGCGGGAGAATTGATTTTCCGCTTCGACCTGACCGGGCCCATCGTGCCGTACTACCGCGGGAGGAGATGA
- a CDS encoding VOC family protein, which yields MRIEHVAIWTKDIERLRSFYETYFQASAGPRYVNERKQFTSYFLSFASGARLEIMVKPQLVPSNGNADAPPTGYAHLAISLGSREAVDSMAERFLREGHPVVDGPRQTGDGYYECVVLDPDGNRIEITV from the coding sequence ATGCGCATCGAGCACGTGGCCATCTGGACGAAGGACATCGAGCGGCTCCGCTCTTTCTACGAGACGTACTTCCAGGCCAGCGCGGGGCCCCGGTACGTCAACGAACGCAAGCAGTTCACGTCGTACTTCCTGAGCTTCGCCTCGGGTGCGCGTCTGGAGATCATGGTGAAGCCCCAGCTCGTGCCCTCCAACGGCAACGCCGATGCCCCGCCCACCGGCTACGCGCACCTGGCCATCTCCCTGGGCTCTCGCGAGGCCGTGGACTCCATGGCCGAGCGCTTCCTCCGCGAGGGCCATCCCGTGGTGGATGGTCCGCGCCAGACGGGGGATGGGTACTACGAGTGCGTCGTGCTCGACCCCGATGGCAACCGCATCGAGATCACCGTCTGA
- a CDS encoding DUF2378 family protein, protein MQGLQESQGLGAEHSLAPQRRLVFEHTIEGLFRISLRHRLSALAWQSLREAGLDLSRPLAPAYPYETWKRALEISVADLYPFLPREEAWRRMGRDVVDGMMRTVMGRAMVGVSRLLGPLRSLRRLNSTLRSADNYAESRLFELSPNCCEVWINEVMEQPSYYQGVLEACVTLAGGRDVSTRVLSRDGHGAFLHVEWKD, encoded by the coding sequence ATGCAGGGCCTGCAGGAGAGCCAGGGGCTGGGTGCCGAGCATTCGTTGGCGCCGCAGCGGCGGTTGGTGTTCGAGCATACGATCGAAGGGCTCTTCCGCATCTCGCTGCGCCATCGGTTGTCGGCGCTGGCCTGGCAGTCGTTGCGCGAAGCGGGGTTGGATCTCTCCCGGCCCCTGGCGCCCGCCTACCCGTACGAGACGTGGAAGCGCGCGTTGGAGATCTCCGTCGCCGACCTCTACCCCTTCCTGCCGCGCGAGGAGGCCTGGCGCCGGATGGGGCGGGACGTGGTGGACGGCATGATGCGCACCGTGATGGGCCGCGCCATGGTGGGCGTGTCCCGGCTCCTGGGGCCGCTGCGCTCGCTGCGGCGGCTCAACAGCACCCTGCGCAGCGCGGACAACTACGCCGAGTCGCGTCTCTTCGAACTGTCCCCCAACTGCTGCGAGGTGTGGATCAACGAAGTGATGGAGCAGCCTTCCTACTACCAGGGAGTGCTCGAGGCCTGCGTCACCCTGGCCGGCGGCCGTGACGTCAGCACCCGGGTGCTGTCACGGGATGGCCATGGCGCATTCCTTCACGTGGAGTGGAAGGATTGA
- a CDS encoding ATP-binding protein: MRARRVARLLGSLDVFLSEPLRRASAEERVRCRMLVGASCLLLLVDVLFLFYVPFSGAPWAFGLIGVGCFGGFAGALWLLRRSTSSRGPAVVLCTLLTGGIVASGFFAKDVSVGLHPACMLIPVLSIYLLGTWDSLPFVVVVGVSVGLALPLWHGARGSEWMRCVFAAVFMLGTWGMGWLMLASRAQMSTELERALRTLRESEGKLTSLLENTEDIVCSLDAEGRLIAANLALRDMYQEIIGEEPMAGDLLFPERAPETLRRRWKECTAQVLAGKRVRFEASPSRLKRARVLDISVNPVLDGGGQVVGMTVFGRDITARKEAEARLGEMHRSLMDVSRQAGMAEMATGVLHNVGNALNSVNVSVNLLFERLRQSRVEGVGKVAELLAEHGADLGAFLTADGRGRQLPAYLRVLGTQLNAERAVLLEEVRTLQTSVEHIKTVVSMQQAHARFSGVVERLEVTELLDDALRLQAESFEQLGIQVRREYTPGALVQVDRHKLLQILLNLLSNARHALLESGRPDKHLVIRVERMVAERLRIAVADNGVGISPEDAPRLFTQGFTTKKDGHGFGLHISALAAAEMDAFLSCTSDGRGQGATFTIDLPIAGEESRA; this comes from the coding sequence GTGCGCGCGCGCAGGGTGGCCCGGTTGCTGGGCTCGCTGGACGTGTTCCTCTCCGAGCCGCTGCGCCGTGCCTCGGCGGAGGAGCGCGTGCGCTGCCGGATGCTGGTGGGCGCCAGCTGCCTGCTGCTGCTGGTGGATGTGCTCTTCCTGTTCTACGTGCCTTTTTCCGGCGCCCCCTGGGCGTTCGGTCTCATCGGCGTGGGGTGCTTCGGGGGCTTCGCGGGCGCGCTGTGGCTGCTGCGCCGGAGCACCTCCTCGAGGGGTCCAGCGGTGGTGCTGTGCACGCTGCTGACGGGGGGGATCGTGGCCTCGGGGTTCTTCGCGAAGGACGTCAGCGTGGGGCTGCACCCCGCGTGCATGCTGATTCCGGTGCTGTCCATCTACCTGCTGGGGACGTGGGACAGCCTGCCCTTCGTCGTGGTGGTGGGCGTGAGCGTGGGCCTGGCGCTGCCGCTGTGGCACGGGGCGCGGGGCAGCGAGTGGATGCGGTGTGTCTTCGCCGCCGTCTTCATGCTGGGCACGTGGGGGATGGGCTGGTTGATGCTCGCCTCGCGCGCCCAGATGAGCACGGAGCTGGAGCGGGCGCTGCGCACGTTGCGCGAGAGCGAAGGCAAGCTGACGAGCCTGCTGGAGAACACCGAGGACATCGTCTGCTCGCTGGATGCCGAGGGGCGGCTCATCGCGGCCAACCTGGCGCTGCGGGACATGTACCAGGAGATCATCGGCGAGGAGCCCATGGCCGGAGATCTGCTGTTCCCGGAGCGGGCCCCCGAGACGCTGCGCCGACGCTGGAAGGAGTGCACCGCGCAGGTGCTCGCCGGCAAGCGGGTGCGCTTCGAGGCGTCGCCCTCCCGGCTGAAGCGGGCGCGGGTGCTGGACATCTCCGTCAACCCCGTGCTGGATGGAGGGGGACAGGTGGTGGGGATGACGGTCTTCGGCCGGGACATCACGGCTCGCAAGGAGGCCGAGGCGCGGCTGGGGGAGATGCACCGCAGCCTGATGGACGTGTCACGTCAGGCGGGCATGGCGGAGATGGCCACGGGGGTGTTGCACAACGTGGGTAACGCGCTCAACAGCGTGAACGTGTCGGTCAACCTGCTGTTCGAGCGGCTGCGGCAGTCGCGGGTGGAGGGCGTGGGAAAGGTCGCGGAGCTGCTGGCCGAGCACGGCGCGGACCTGGGAGCCTTCCTCACGGCCGACGGACGGGGCAGGCAGTTGCCCGCGTACCTGCGGGTGCTGGGGACGCAGCTCAACGCGGAGAGGGCGGTGTTGCTGGAGGAGGTGCGGACGTTGCAGACGAGCGTGGAGCACATCAAGACCGTGGTGAGCATGCAGCAGGCGCACGCCCGCTTCTCCGGGGTGGTGGAGCGGCTGGAGGTGACGGAGCTGCTCGACGATGCCCTGCGCCTGCAGGCCGAGTCCTTCGAACAGCTGGGCATCCAGGTGCGGCGCGAGTACACCCCGGGTGCGCTGGTCCAGGTGGACCGGCACAAGCTGCTTCAAATCCTGCTCAACCTGCTGAGCAACGCGCGCCATGCGTTGCTGGAGAGCGGGCGGCCGGACAAGCACCTCGTCATCCGGGTGGAGCGTATGGTCGCCGAGCGGTTGCGTATCGCTGTAGCGGATAATGGAGTGGGCATCTCCCCGGAGGACGCACCCCGTCTGTTCACCCAAGGATTCACCACGAAGAAGGACGGACACGGGTTCGGCCTTCACATCAGCGCCCTGGCGGCGGCGGAGATGGACGCGTTCCTCTCCTGCACGAGCGACGGCCGTGGCCAGGGCGCCACCTTCACCATCGACCTGCCCATCGCGGGCGAGGAGAGCAGGGCATGA
- a CDS encoding hybrid sensor histidine kinase/response regulator produces MSAPTATNRRILVVDDNQAIHQDFRKILCAPPASTALDAMEAALFGGPETAPADAGFEVDSAYQGEEGIARVKAAVAEGRPYALAFVDIRMPPGIDGVETARRLWKEDEDLQIVLCSAYSDYSWEEMTQRLGLSQRLLILRKPFDNIEVRQLAHALTEKWELLRQSHRRLEDLSREVEEWTRELAMANERLRKEMEDRAKLELRLAQSQRLEALGRLSGGLAHEINNPLSVIMASVGFMRAELEDQVKGGRQADAQELSEVCADAMIGAERILRIVNDFRLFSRLDGQPPGRVDLREVLDHALSGASYTLGPKAQVVRDFQDVPAVWGSEQGLEQVFLGLLNNAGYAIQGSPEPRVTIVARQREDGWVVVEVKDNGTGIPPEHLGRIFDPFFTTKPPGTGTGLGLSICYGIVSGLGGSIEVESTPGKGSTFRVKLPRGPEAMVSAAGPAEPQ; encoded by the coding sequence ATGAGTGCCCCCACCGCAACCAACCGCCGCATCCTGGTGGTGGACGACAACCAGGCCATCCACCAGGACTTCCGCAAGATTCTGTGCGCGCCACCGGCCAGCACCGCGCTGGACGCCATGGAGGCCGCGCTCTTCGGAGGCCCCGAGACGGCGCCCGCGGACGCGGGCTTCGAGGTGGACTCGGCCTACCAGGGCGAGGAGGGCATCGCCCGGGTGAAGGCCGCGGTGGCCGAGGGGCGGCCGTACGCCCTGGCCTTCGTGGACATCCGCATGCCTCCCGGCATCGACGGCGTGGAGACGGCGCGCCGCCTGTGGAAGGAGGACGAGGACCTGCAGATCGTCCTGTGCTCGGCCTATTCCGACTACTCGTGGGAGGAGATGACGCAGCGGCTGGGGCTCAGCCAGCGCCTGCTGATTCTGCGCAAGCCCTTCGACAACATCGAGGTGCGGCAGCTGGCGCACGCGCTCACGGAGAAGTGGGAGCTGCTGCGCCAGAGCCACCGGAGGTTGGAGGACCTCTCGCGCGAGGTGGAGGAGTGGACGCGCGAGCTGGCCATGGCCAACGAGCGGCTGCGCAAGGAGATGGAGGACCGGGCGAAGCTGGAGCTGCGGCTCGCGCAGTCCCAGCGGCTGGAGGCGCTCGGGCGGTTGAGCGGTGGACTGGCCCACGAAATCAACAACCCCCTGAGCGTCATCATGGCGAGCGTGGGCTTCATGCGCGCGGAGCTGGAGGACCAGGTGAAGGGGGGCCGGCAGGCGGACGCGCAGGAGCTGAGCGAGGTGTGCGCGGACGCGATGATCGGCGCCGAGCGCATCCTGCGCATCGTCAACGACTTCCGGCTCTTCTCGCGGTTGGACGGGCAGCCGCCGGGGCGGGTGGACCTGCGCGAGGTGTTGGACCATGCCCTGTCGGGAGCCAGCTACACGCTGGGGCCCAAGGCGCAGGTGGTGCGTGACTTCCAGGACGTGCCGGCGGTGTGGGGCAGCGAGCAGGGCCTGGAGCAGGTCTTCCTCGGGCTGCTGAACAACGCGGGGTATGCCATCCAGGGCAGCCCGGAGCCGCGGGTGACGATCGTCGCGCGCCAGCGGGAGGACGGGTGGGTGGTGGTGGAGGTGAAGGACAACGGGACGGGCATCCCCCCGGAGCACCTGGGCCGCATCTTCGACCCCTTCTTCACCACCAAGCCGCCGGGCACGGGCACGGGCCTGGGCCTGTCCATCTGCTACGGCATCGTCTCGGGGCTCGGCGGCAGCATCGAGGTGGAGAGCACGCCGGGCAAGGGCTCCACCTTCCGGGTGAAGCTGCCGCGCGGGCCGGAGGCGATGGTGTCGGCCGCGGGCCCCGCGGAGCCGCAGTAA
- a CDS encoding tetratricopeptide repeat protein, with protein MDDARRARIAGLCSVGDVLAAQKDLPAALLKFREALALIPRPVELHDEAVRVLTAIGDACFHLGLFSESRHALHGAMRSAGGRGVPFLHMRLGQCELELGNLDRAADEFARAYEAGGRELVEGIAPKYLEFVRTLNLP; from the coding sequence ATGGATGACGCTCGCCGCGCGAGGATTGCCGGGCTGTGCTCCGTGGGAGATGTGTTGGCCGCACAGAAGGATCTGCCGGCCGCGCTCCTGAAGTTCCGCGAGGCGCTCGCGCTCATTCCGAGACCCGTGGAGTTGCACGACGAGGCGGTCCGGGTGCTGACGGCCATCGGGGACGCGTGCTTCCACCTGGGGCTGTTCAGCGAGAGCCGGCACGCGCTGCATGGCGCGATGCGCAGCGCCGGAGGCAGGGGCGTGCCCTTCCTGCACATGAGGCTGGGCCAGTGCGAGCTGGAGCTCGGCAACCTGGACCGGGCCGCGGACGAGTTCGCGCGAGCCTACGAGGCAGGTGGACGGGAGCTCGTCGAGGGGATTGCGCCCAAGTACCTCGAGTTCGTGCGGACGCTGAACCTGCCGTAG
- a CDS encoding chloride channel protein, whose amino-acid sequence MRPPSSARSFLQWLLLGGVVGVVSGIASAVFLYLLGRATHLREHHTVLVFTLPLAGLVLGLIYDRWGKPIRGGNNLVIDSVHEGDARIPLRMAPMVLVGTVLTHLFGGSVGREGTAVQMGGSLAEAVAHRFRVEPATRRELLAAGIAGGFGSVFGTPIAGTVFGLEVVVIGRMGYEALLPSLVAAVVGDLVTRGLGIEHTPYPAPAPLPLTVPLLGKWLVFAVAVALVAITFVELVHWMKKRWERHVPVLPLRMAAGGLLLVGLWWLVGTDMYLGLGVPTILRAFTDPELPSTAFALKLLFTALTLSAGFLGGEVTPLFFIGAALGNVLARLLGLPLDMGAAVGLAAMFAAAANTPLALSIMAVELLGSAVLPHVAIVSTLAYLFTGHRGIYPSQRIARLKHGGPLLRRLVPLRELPQETRNDEDARG is encoded by the coding sequence ATGCGTCCGCCATCCAGCGCCCGGTCGTTCCTCCAGTGGCTCCTCCTCGGCGGCGTCGTCGGCGTCGTCTCGGGCATCGCCTCGGCCGTCTTCCTGTACCTGCTGGGCCGGGCCACGCACCTGCGCGAGCACCACACCGTCCTCGTCTTCACGCTGCCACTGGCGGGGCTGGTGCTCGGGCTCATCTATGACAGGTGGGGCAAGCCCATCCGCGGCGGCAACAACCTGGTCATCGACAGCGTGCACGAGGGCGATGCACGGATTCCGCTGCGCATGGCGCCCATGGTGCTGGTGGGGACGGTGCTCACGCACCTCTTCGGAGGGAGCGTCGGTCGCGAGGGCACCGCCGTGCAGATGGGGGGCAGCCTGGCCGAGGCGGTGGCGCACCGCTTCCGCGTGGAGCCGGCCACCCGCCGCGAGCTGCTCGCCGCGGGCATCGCCGGAGGCTTCGGCTCCGTGTTCGGCACGCCCATCGCGGGCACGGTGTTCGGCCTGGAGGTGGTGGTCATCGGCCGCATGGGCTACGAGGCGCTGCTGCCCTCGCTGGTGGCGGCCGTGGTGGGAGACCTCGTCACCCGGGGGCTGGGCATCGAGCACACGCCCTACCCGGCGCCCGCGCCGCTGCCGCTGACGGTGCCGCTGCTCGGCAAGTGGCTCGTGTTCGCCGTGGCCGTGGCGCTGGTGGCCATCACCTTCGTGGAGCTGGTGCACTGGATGAAGAAGCGCTGGGAGCGCCACGTCCCCGTCCTGCCGCTGCGCATGGCCGCGGGCGGGCTCCTGCTCGTGGGGCTGTGGTGGCTGGTGGGCACGGACATGTACCTGGGTCTGGGCGTGCCCACCATCCTCCGCGCCTTCACGGACCCCGAGTTGCCCTCGACCGCGTTCGCGCTCAAGCTGCTCTTCACCGCGCTGACGCTGAGCGCGGGCTTCCTCGGCGGCGAGGTGACGCCGCTCTTCTTCATCGGCGCGGCCCTGGGCAACGTGCTGGCGCGGCTGCTCGGACTGCCCCTGGACATGGGCGCGGCGGTGGGACTGGCCGCCATGTTCGCCGCCGCCGCCAACACGCCGCTCGCGCTGTCCATCATGGCCGTGGAGCTGCTCGGGAGCGCCGTGCTGCCCCACGTGGCCATCGTGAGCACCCTGGCCTACCTGTTCACGGGACACCGGGGCATCTATCCCTCGCAGCGCATCGCGCGCCTCAAACATGGCGGGCCGCTGTTGCGCCGGCTCGTGCCCCTGCGCGAGCTGCCTCAGGAAACGAGAAACGACGAGGATGCGCGCGGATGA